ACGACCCGTTCTAAATCAGGGAGAAGTTCGTGAAATAATTCAAGCCGTTTCGAAGACATGCTCATATGATAATTATTCACACCTGTGAAATTCCCCTTAGGCTGACGGAAGTCATCAATGATTCCAACTTCTAGCGGAGCTGCCATCCCTACAAACACGACAGGAACTTCTTTCTCTTTTTCAATCAATATTTCATTTAATACTTGCGTTTCAATTCCGCCAAATGATGCAATCATATCAACTTCTTCCTCAAGGAGTTCATAAGCTAACACATCCAACTGTCTCGCATCATCCTCTGCTTGTTTTATAAGAAATTGAAGTTGATTTTCTGTGTATCCAAATTTATTCAAACCATCTCTTAGCCCTTCAAGCTTTAAGAGGCGGTTTTCTCCTGTCATTAATACACCAATTACTTTCCTCGGATCTTCAACAACTGTTTCACTTTTATAAAACATAAAAGAAACAATGAGAATACCGATGAAAATAATAATGATTTTTTTCATACCCTTCATCCTTCTCATGAATAGTTACTCTCAATGTACCATGCTAAACAAATCAAAAAACAAAAAAAGTGTAACAACCTTGTTACACTTTTTAATCAAACATATCTTTTGTTTTCATTATCTATTTCCTATTAAAAAAATACGTACGATACGAATATATAGACTCCTGCCAGGAGCCATAACCAAACACCCGGTCATATAGGTGAAGCTTTCTTTACCTTTCGACCATTTGTGTTTGGAGACCTTGAAATTCCTCAACCTCCTTGGTTGCATGTTTGATCTTTTTCATTTTCGGTCATGAAGGAGTCATCCTTTCTAACGACATCAAATTATTTCTTTGCTTGTTTTTCTTCTGATTTTTTATCATACCATAATGAATGTCTCTCTTTTACATATTCCTTATCAACAAATCCTGTAAACATACCAGGTAATAGCTTTCGATTTGCTTTAACGATAAATGCTGCTAAATGCATGACGATACCAAATATAATGAGGAAAGTGGCTAAATTATGCAGTTGTGCTCCCCAAAGCAACCAACCATCAGAAGCTTGCACCCCTTGAATATTTTTTATGACTTTAAAAAAGCCTGTAACGATCGCAAGTAAGATTGCCCCTGAAAAAAATGCATAGGCTAGACGCTGTTCTGGTAAATATTTTTCACTTGGTGGTTCTTTTTTCCTTAAAATCATAGCCTTTACAACTTCATAAGAACCTTTTACATCCCCTTTTTTCGGGACAATATCAAACTCTTTTTTGATCACGTGATAGACAATATGGTAAAAAACAATAAAGACTAAAACGGCGGCGAAAATGTAATGGACCCAAAGTGTCAGTTCATAACTTGTTAACCACTGTGTACCAAAAGGTTGATATATCAAATACCTTCCATATAGCGGCATTTGTCCTAGGCCAGTAATAATTAACATAAAAATCGAGATTGCTGTTAACCAATGGACAAATCGATTTGGTAGAGGTTGTCTATAAACTTTCTCTTTCTTGTTCTTCATTAGACTTCCCTCCCTCTTCGTTTTTCCCTTTTAATACACGATAAGCTGTGATCCCTGCTGTCGCCGCCCCTGCGATTGGTGCGACTAACGTTGCTAACATAAACCCGTGAGCTGTATCTAACATGTTCTCGACATCTGGTTCCATATACGGTCGCCCTGAAGTACGTGGGTTATTACTTGTATCTGCTTCTTTACTTTTCGCAATGGCTTCATTGATTTTGTCATAAGGTACTTTGGAAATATAAAACGTTAATGTACCACCATTTTCCTTATCCCCATAAACGTATCCGTCAATCTCAGCAGCTTTTTGGTATGCTTTCTTTCGCATCTCATCGACTGGACCAAATTCAATTGCATCAGTTGGACAAGACGTTTGACAGGCTGGGCTCTCTCCTTTTTCTAAAAGGTCACTACACATGTCACATTTATACATGA
The Bacillus shivajii DNA segment above includes these coding regions:
- a CDS encoding ABC transporter substrate-binding protein — protein: MKKIIIIFIGILIVSFMFYKSETVVEDPRKVIGVLMTGENRLLKLEGLRDGLNKFGYTENQLQFLIKQAEDDARQLDVLAYELLEEEVDMIASFGGIETQVLNEILIEKEKEVPVVFVGMAAPLEVGIIDDFRQPKGNFTGVNNYHMSMSSKRLELFHELLPDLERVVVLYSEGIDISRRSLQVTKEAAEKIDMPILPTNIEEIEDLQKLKEILTSNDGILTMPSFQIEGLTDQIVAVSMEYQIPAMGVYKDDVHAGYLVSYGTSFYGQGYQAARHISLILQGNQPQDIPVELPDQLEFYLNEGMLQELNITINKDLMNFVEIVGEER
- a CDS encoding formate dehydrogenase subunit gamma, with amino-acid sequence MKNKKEKVYRQPLPNRFVHWLTAISIFMLIITGLGQMPLYGRYLIYQPFGTQWLTSYELTLWVHYIFAAVLVFIVFYHIVYHVIKKEFDIVPKKGDVKGSYEVVKAMILRKKEPPSEKYLPEQRLAYAFFSGAILLAIVTGFFKVIKNIQGVQASDGWLLWGAQLHNLATFLIIFGIVMHLAAFIVKANRKLLPGMFTGFVDKEYVKERHSLWYDKKSEEKQAKK